A window of Chaetodon trifascialis isolate fChaTrf1 chromosome 3, fChaTrf1.hap1, whole genome shotgun sequence genomic DNA:
ATAATCTGCCCAGTGGTGGAATGTCaataagcacatttactcaGGTACTGTGCTGAAGTAGAAATTCAAGgcacttgtactttacttgagtatttccattttatacaaCCTTATATCTTACTGCCCTACACCttagaggcaaatattgtactcactgctccactacatttgtctgacagctttagctacttttcagattacagtgTATGTGTTTCGAATACAGGACTTTTACCTGTAGTGGAGGATTTTCATAGTGTGGAATTAgtgcttttacttcagtaaaggatctgataCCTCTCCCACCACTGACACGTCCGTAGAGCAGATGTCAGAATAACATGCCAGAATAGATTAAGATTAATAGAACAATATAAAGACACAGCATCTACATTACTTTCAGCTCACCGCACAGGACaacctctgcctcctcttgtGCTGCCTTCTTGCTTGTTTGTTCAACCTGATCTCACAGTAATTTGaataaacacattaatgagGGCACACTGACTAGGCGCTGATGGAAACAGTGAGCCGATACCCACGTCATTTTACCAGTGTCCATCATACTTTGAAGATCAGCTGGCACAAAACACCTGGTTCAAATTCCTCTACACATATCCAAACCacccactctcctctctctcttgtcaTCTTCAGTAGGTTGCTCAACCggttcttcttcctcctcttcctgttgcGTGTATGCCTGAGTTTTTCTTCCCTCTGGGCACCAGCGTGTGAGTGTAAACATCCATGACTCATCAGTGTTACAGGAGATGGATCAGTCTGCTTCATTCTCACCTCCAGAGAGTCACCCTCAGGCACACCATGAGGAGGAGCAACACACTTTCATAGATAGATATTAAGACAATCTTGGTCCTTAAGTCCCTACTGAAGAGTTTTTGAACTATACACAGCATCAACAAGTCCCAGAAGAACCACAACAAGATGTCGTCGAGCTCTCCTGAAACTTTCCAAGGATGAAATGCTGAGCACCTGAGCTCACTGACTGCAggtgacatcatcacacaccCAAAAGCAGGGtagacacagctgcagctatAAATTAACAATACCAACTACTGTCAACACTCGCTCATTATCTGACTGTACACAAACCTGATTCCATCATTACCTCTGTCGGCTTCAGCTGCGTCTGCTCTGCTGAGAGAGTTTTGGGAGGAAAATTCAATCACAGGTGTTGTTACTGTTACATCCTCTCGAAgtgctgtgtctgctgctaCACTTTAACCTGGATGACTGGGGGTCTTCACATGTACGTTACATACTTTGTTTGCTTTATTCTTTGCCTTTCACCACCTTGTGACAGTGCATAACGACAAGGCAGTGTCAGTATCACACGCTGCCTTGAGGTTATGTCACAGGCCACTAACTAGTCAGTGACCCAGGATTCACAGAATCTGTAACCGAATCGCAGACTGAAATACAATTCACCTTATAGTGATTCACTGCAACGACTGAACCAGGGGCTGTCCAGAGACACACCTTTATTTCCTAACACAGGCTCCAGGTGCCAAGTAGCAAATAAAACTCTAACTGCTGGTACAGGAGCTTCAGGTTCAGCGACAAATGAGCACGTGAATCGgagtttctcttcctctgttatCTCACTGTCACAActggactgaaaacaaaatctttTCAGGGCTCAAATCTAATCTGGCTCTCTGTGGATAGTACAATCTGGATTTGGCAGATcttgaaataaaaaaggaaatgtttgcTTCACCCTGCATGTCTTGATTCGACAAAGGAATCATCtttgtcaaaaaagaaaatgcgTGTGATAAATCAGAAATCACGTCAGAGTAGCACATTTCAGTTAATAAtcgcttttattttctttagaaAAAGAAACTATCACAACTTCATTTGGTTACTGTACAGTTTCTCTTCTCATAGTCACTCAGTCTGATAACAAGTTGTGATTTCATGCTGGAACACCAAACACCCTCCTAACGCACACCAATAGTACAACATGACAGTATAcaactttctctttttcagcattttacatCCTGATATTCTGGACTGATTAGCAACAGAAACCACTTctataaaaaaaatggagaCAGAGTAGAAATCCCTGACATTTTCACTTCAGAAACGCGGGATGAGAGAAAGTAGTTTGAGTGGTGTGGTCCATACAACATGCACCGTGTTTtctgcgtgcgtgtctgtgtgtgcgcacttcGGACAGCACCAtaattcactgtgtgtgtgtgagtttaaaGAGGTTCCCTGCCCTACATGAGATcgagtgagaaaaaaaaacgaGTGACAGAGATGGTGGGGGAGGAGAGATTATCTAGGTCAGATTGTGGAGCATGCAGACCCCCCTTTGCAGAGACACTCGTATATGCATTCTCTCGCTCTCAGCGGACACAACTGCATGCATGTTCGTCCAAACTCGGCACAGAGGACTGTAAGTGGAACACAGTTCATATAAGATTAAGGGATGTATCAAGTATGTCTCCCTGAGAAACACTTCTTTCTTCAGTACCATAAAAACCCTCCTTTTTTTGTCACTGCCCCGTCCTGTCAACACCTCTGCATCTCCCCccgaaagggaaaaaagaactTGGCTCACATTAAACAGCCCACCCTTCATTTTATCCCATGATCATTTTCACCTCGCACTATTCTTCCATTCGGATTAATGCACCACAGCCAACAATCACAGCAGCCGATTGGGGGCATGGGCAGGTGACATTCATGCAAACTTCTACTTTCCGAAGCCAACTTTCCACCCACAGGTGTGTATGTGCAATGACTTGcagctctccttctctctctacATAATATGCCAGTTTATGTGAGTCAGCCTCAGCCGACAGCCTCACGCAAACCAGTTTGTGAAGTACCGAGTGTGACGGTGACACCTTTGTGACAGTTTGAGTGGAGCTACTGTCCTCCTGACTGAAACGGGGGGAgatgggaggagaggggggtgtAAATAGGTCGTCCAATGCCCTCTTAATGTCTCCCACAGTAGCACCAGGAAgctaaagcacacacacatactaacgAAATATTGTGAGCTGACGCGCAAGCACCAGGGGTCAGGAAAGGTAGAAAAAGGACGCAATTGGAAAAGTACAAAGAAGTGAAGACttattgctgaaaaaaaaccttttcataATTCCTCACTACATAATGCCAATCCCTCCTTACCTGTGTCAAGGCCTTTACGTTGCATGTATGAAGGATAACTGTCAGTGTGCGCAGGGCATGATTCTTTTCTCCTGTTAACTTGTCGGCTGAACATCTTTGCTTGCTAACTCTAACCTGATAAGAGTAATCTCTGTAGCCCTTTTCAAATTTCACTCAAACACTCCCCGAGAAAGGGTGGCGTCCTCTGAGTGTTAAGAAAGAGTGTGAAGTGAGGCAAGTGACAGTGCAGGTGTGCTTGAGTGTGTTTTACTAAGAACACAACACTCACGTGAGAACACACAAAGGTTAAAAACATTTGCTCGTTTACGAAGCTGTCCACTCACATGAGgagatttttaaaaagcattatCTAAAATCAAACCTTATCAATGGCTGTATATAGAAATTCCACAGCCGCTCAAGGAAATCCTCTGtataaaaactttttttagagtgtttcttttgttgtctctctctctgtctgttcagctaATATTAAAAACCAGGAACTGGGGTGTCGACACCTCTCAgtagaaaacaaataaaagaacaaCCAAACAAGTTTTAAAACCTAGACTCCACTTCCTCCTGTACTCTGACTCCTCCTGAGgagttcagaggaggaagaagtggaaggagagaggagattacaggactctctctctctttttctctaaGAGACAAGTTTGGGTAGGACCGTGCGAAGAGGTATGGCCTCCCCCGAATCTCCCATCATGTTGCTCCTCAGTTTGTTGTTGGCAGCTGTGGTGCCTATGCCAGGCCCCCCTTTGGCCAGGATAGAGGGGAAGGAGGTGCTGTGGTGCTCGGGGAGTCGTTTCACCGCGGCCCCTTGGCTCTTATCAGTCCCTGGAAGGGGCTTGGGTAGGCGCCGATACAGCCAAGGGTGTCTGAGGGCCTGGCTAGGGGTGAGACGAGATAGGGGGTCCCAGTCTAAACACTTCTTTATGAAGTCAGTAAAGGTGGGGTCCTCGCAGCCCTTGAGTGCAGCACTCCACTCCTTGCTACCTGGAGGACCTCTCATCTTCCCACGGCGAGAGCGAGACCCCGTCAGCACGGTGGCCCCTGTGGGCAGGGTGTTGGCTCCGCAGTAGCGAGGGTGGCCCTTGGAGTTGATGAAGTTCTTTGCCCTTTTGGCCTGCTCCAGGACCTTCTGTGGAGGCATGCCCAGCAGCTCCATGACACAGGCCAGCTGGTCGCCCTCGTCCTCGCCGGGGAACAGGGGGTAGCCAGTCAGCAGCTCGGCCAGTATGCAGCCGAAGCTCCACATATCAATCGGAAGGCCGTAACGTGAACCAAGGATCACCTCTGGAGCTCGGTAGAAACGAGACTGGATGTAGGTGTACACCCGCTGGTGTTCGAAACAGCTGGAACCAAAGTCAATTACCTGGTAGAGACACAAGAGGAAACAATGAGTGAActtgaaaatgtacaaaatgtgttGTAGGGCCTGTGCACAATTTCACGTGTGACCAACGTCCTACCTTGATGCCGCTGCGTCCCTGCTGTTTGAGCAGGATGTTCTCCGGCTTGAGGTCACAGTGGATGATTCTGTGCCTGCTCAGGGCCTCCAGACACTGCAGGATGGAGTGTGCAAACTTTCTGACCAGCGGCAGGCTGAAGCCCTGGAACTTGTTACGCTTGATAAGCTCATACAAGTTCATGCTCAGCAGCTCAAAGGTCATGCAGATGTGGTTGCGGAAGGTGAAGTTTTCAAGCATGTGCACAACATTCATGGTGCCATTACGATCCTGCTTGCGCAGGTGCTCCAGGATGCGGATCTCTTCCTGTGCCTGCCGGTGGAAGCGCTTCTCATTGCGCACCATTTTTAGAGCCAGGTGTTGCTGCAGTTTATGGTCGTATACCTTAGCCACCTGGCCAAAGCTACCTTTACCAATAATCTGGAGAGGGTGAAAGAAAGGGAGATAAAAGCTGGGTTAGCTACAAATCAAAGAGCGATATAGCAACGAGATATCATCATTACTTTCACAGACACTCAACTGTGATTGTGATAGCCTGAAAACACAGTGTGGATGTCTGACCTTGAGGAACTCGTAGCGGTAAGCCAGGTGGTCATGGGGGACATGAATGTATCCACCCTGCTCATCATCATAGCCACAGTTGTTGTTGCCTCCAGCTACAGCAGGCCTCTTCTTGGCATTGGGTCCCACGAAATAGATGTCTGGGTAGGAGTGGACCTCCGTTTGCTCCAGGGTGGTCAGCTGAGATCGGTACAGTCTTAGAGCCTGGTCAGGGGTGAGGGGACCACAAAGCTTTGCGCTGTTCCCACCTCCGTGTGGGCCGGAGGATTCACTGGAGCCCTTACTGGATTCAGTGCTGTGGCAAACAACCATGACAGAAACATACTGGTGAACAGCTGAAGCTTTGGGGCCAGTTCACTTGCTCTGAAAGATATTTTCTTTcgatgtctttgtgtgtgtgtctgcctcacCTGTCGACACTGCGCTCCTTTGACAGGCTGGAGACCGGGGCAGGTTTACTGGGTGTCTGACCAGTGGTCCCACTGTTCTGAGTGGTTGCTGTGGTTATGGCATTGATCTTTCGGTTGTTAGTGGAGTCTTCATACAGGTACTTGACCTTCAGCTGAGTGCCACGCACAGTTACCTGATCCCTCATTACAGTCTTGTTACTGACAGCCTATTAGAGGAaggagagtgacagacagaaagaaattgGACAAAAAGAAAGCCattagaaaatcctttcagtaAACACTCCATTGGAGCTACAAACAGTGTGTGCATATTGTACTTCTTTGTGTACAAAACATGTAGTTTATTGTGCTCTATGAATGTATTCAATAGAGTGACAAGACACcatctgtttttgtcagtgtgtgtctatCTACAGTCTAGTGAGACATTGTGCAAAACACGGGCGACCTGAAGCCTGTAAGACCTCAGCCGAGAGCCAACTGAACACGGTCgtgcacaaaataaaagtttaaaaataaataaataaataaataaataaataaataaataaataaatagtctTGGTCCTTTAATTATATCAACAATTTACAtataataatagaaaataaagtTATGAGTCTTCAAAGCTCGAGAGGAGGGTcaacagaaatgatgaaaatagaTAATGGCACCATCTAGATATATCTATTTACACATCACCACTACACACCGACATGGAAAGATTGCAGAAAGAGATTGCTGGTTAAGTTATGATTTATCCCATAAACAACACCAGGAATGTGCAGCTAGTTAGCAGTTCTGGGTCAGGTTTTGTTTGATACAGCCCTAAATATCAACAGCCAACTGCAGAGTCACAGGAAGCGCAAGCAGTCGGTGAACCGGAACAACTGGATCTAGATCCAGTCTGGTAGGAAATTCAGAATAAGTGACCCAcccacaaacatgcaaaatgcCCGCCTCCTTGTTTGTTTGCTAGATGTTAGCCATGAGGTAAAAGGGATGAGCGATCTTGAGCTCAGTATTGCAATTATATTTTAAGTTTGAGGTCCAGCATTTAACTTCTTGAAGGGATCTGAATACTTCGATTGAGGTTGAATACAACTGCAAATTGTGACTGGCCATTGTCACTCAAACCAACAACTCAGCTGTTGTAAATTAGTACAGATGACAGACTGACtagcatttgtatttggaataaGCAGTCACTGTACATTTTGTAATCCCCTCTGTGAGCATATTTGCCCACAAACTTTAAGAGTGACAGATCCACCTCTGCTTGGGACGACCTGAGAGGTTAGAGGAGTTTCAGAAAAGCTCTACATAGTCTCGCTCTCGCCTGCCAGTAAACAGCTTCGTCACAGCAACCCCAGGAATTCattcctcc
This region includes:
- the dyrk3 gene encoding dual specificity tyrosine-phosphorylation-regulated kinase 3; protein product: MMIISRKPEGPIATARHGDGLYDSYMRTDHILKDEADTNSPSGLPPMPKHTAVSNKTVMRDQVTVRGTQLKVKYLYEDSTNNRKINAITTATTQNSGTTGQTPSKPAPVSSLSKERSVDSTESSKGSSESSGPHGGGNSAKLCGPLTPDQALRLYRSQLTTLEQTEVHSYPDIYFVGPNAKKRPAVAGGNNNCGYDDEQGGYIHVPHDHLAYRYEFLKIIGKGSFGQVAKVYDHKLQQHLALKMVRNEKRFHRQAQEEIRILEHLRKQDRNGTMNVVHMLENFTFRNHICMTFELLSMNLYELIKRNKFQGFSLPLVRKFAHSILQCLEALSRHRIIHCDLKPENILLKQQGRSGIKVIDFGSSCFEHQRVYTYIQSRFYRAPEVILGSRYGLPIDMWSFGCILAELLTGYPLFPGEDEGDQLACVMELLGMPPQKVLEQAKRAKNFINSKGHPRYCGANTLPTGATVLTGSRSRRGKMRGPPGSKEWSAALKGCEDPTFTDFIKKCLDWDPLSRLTPSQALRHPWLYRRLPKPLPGTDKSQGAAVKRLPEHHSTSFPSILAKGGPGIGTTAANNKLRSNMMGDSGEAIPLRTVLPKLVS